CCGCGCCGCCGACCCGGCTGCCGGAGGGACCGGTGCGCTGGGCCGTCTCGCCGGAGGAGGTGCAGTGGCGCCTGCCGGACTCCTACGCCGTGCAGGCGATGCTGGTCGACGCGCTCGGGCCCTACGGACGGCATGCCGGTCTCCGGCCACTGCTTCCCCGCCAATCGACGGGCACGAGGTATGCGGCCTGAACGCCCATCCGACCGCCTTTCAGTGGCAAACCGGTACGAGTAGGTAGTCAACGTAGCGTCCGGGACGGAAAAGGGTGGACCCCCGAACGGCGGACGACCGGTCACAAAATCATCGCGCCCCGCGGAAGTTGCAAGGTGGTTGCCTCGGTTGCAAAACCGATTCCGCCATTGATTCCCCGCCCGCCCCTCCCCATCTTTTGTGTGAGCAGTCAGCTACGGAATGTGATCACACGGTGACGGGAGAGCGGCGATGCGCCTCGTTCGCAACCCGGCCCCGCACGCCATCCGGCAGGCGGGGCCGTCCTACGCACGGGGACCTCAGCTGCCCCCGAGCGACAACCGAGCGATCGGTCAAGGTCCGGACGAGGCCGCCGAAGAACACGGTGCCACCGGGATGTGGCCGCCGGCACTGCGCATCGGCGTGGGGGAAACACAACGGGGGAACACTCAGATGAAGCAGATCGGCTTCCGCAAGGACGGCGCGGATCTCGCGCCGACGCCGGCCGAGCAGACCGCGCCCGCGGACTTCACGGTCCTGGCCGGCTCGGTGGTGCGTACGCTGCGCTCGCTCACCGACCTGGACGCCTGGATGGTGGCTCGCGTGGTCGACCGCGAGCAGGTGCTGCTCGCCGCGGACGCGGACGGCCTGCCCGTCGCCCCCGGGTTCCACCAGCCGTGGGAGGAGTCGGTCTGCGGGCTGCTGCTCGGCGGCGGCGCCACCATGCCGCTGGTCATCGACGACCTCACCGCGCTGCCCGGCTACCGGCACTCGGTCGCGGACCGGCTCAACATCGGTTTCTACGCCGGCGCCCCGATGTACGACCGGACCGGCGCGCTGATCGGCACGCTGTGCGGCCTGGACCGGACGCCGCACGCGGTGGAGATGCCCGCGCTGGCCGACCTGGTCGCCGTGCAGGCCGCGATGCTCGCGAAGCTGCTCGACGCGGAGCTGCTCAACGCCCGCTACCAGCGCACCGTGCGGGGCGAGCTGCCCGCCGCCCACCGGGACGCGCCCACCGGCCTGCCGGACCGCGTCGCCTGGGGCGGCCTGCTGGCCGAGCAGGAGGCCGTCGTCCGCCGGTACGGCACGCCCGCGGGCGTCATCGTCGTCGGCGTCGACCCGGTCATCACCGCGGGCGCGCTCCGCCGGATCACCAAGGTGCTGCGCGACGAGGGCAAGCGCCACCACGACGCCGTCGCCGTCCGCCTGGACGGCCGGCACTTCGGGCTGCTGACGCTGGACCGGCCGCGCCGCGAGGTGTCCGGTACCGCCACGCGCATCGAGCGCAAACTCAACGACCTCAAGGTCCACCCGCGGGTGGGCTGGGCGATGCGCGGCGAGGCGGAGAACCTGCAGGAGACCTGGCGGCTCGCGGACCGGCGGAAGTTCGAGCGCCACCGCGACAGCATGTACGTGGGCGGCTGACATGACGACGCTGAACCTGCCCCGCCCGCGCTCGCACCGCGCGGTCCCCGAGGTGACGATCGGCCCGGTGCGCATCCTGCTCGCGATCGGCGCGGTGCTCACCATCGCGGCGCTGATCTACTGGGACGAGGAACTGCGGCACATGGAGGCCTGCGCCTCGGCCTGGCTGGCCCGGCGCAACGGCCTCACGGACGCGACCTGCACCGGCTCCACCGTGCTGTTCATGATCGGTGAGTTCCAGAGCGGCGTGACCATCACGCTCGGCTGCACCGTGACGTTCCTGGCCATCCCGTTCCTGCTGGCCACGTCCGGCCTCTTCGTGATCCACCGGGTCTCGCTGGTCAAGTCGTTCCTGGCCCTGGTGGCCGCGATCGCGTTCATCATGGTCTGCAACCAGCTGCGGCTGCTCTCCATCGAGGTGGCGATGCGGATCTGGGGCGCCGAGGACGGCTACTCCGCCACGCACATCCTGGTCGGCACGCTGATCTCCACGCTCGGCGTGATCGGCGGCGGACTCGCCTACCTCTACGTCCTGCTCTTCGGCGACAAGCCCCAGGGAGCCCGCAATGATGGATAGTTCGAACTGGCTGCTGGCACTGCTCAACACCGGCGCGTTCCTGCTCTGCGTCGGCTTCCTGAT
This genomic window from Catenuloplanes niger contains:
- a CDS encoding GAF domain-containing protein: MKQIGFRKDGADLAPTPAEQTAPADFTVLAGSVVRTLRSLTDLDAWMVARVVDREQVLLAADADGLPVAPGFHQPWEESVCGLLLGGGATMPLVIDDLTALPGYRHSVADRLNIGFYAGAPMYDRTGALIGTLCGLDRTPHAVEMPALADLVAVQAAMLAKLLDAELLNARYQRTVRGELPAAHRDAPTGLPDRVAWGGLLAEQEAVVRRYGTPAGVIVVGVDPVITAGALRRITKVLRDEGKRHHDAVAVRLDGRHFGLLTLDRPRREVSGTATRIERKLNDLKVHPRVGWAMRGEAENLQETWRLADRRKFERHRDSMYVGG